Below is a genomic region from Sulfurovum riftiae.
GAGGGATAGGATAGTGTACTTCTGTTTTAATATCATTTTGCAATAAAAATGTTTTCAATACATCTCTTTCTTGATGTCTAATATTAAAAATATGATAAACATCAAAATAATCAGGATTTATCACCGGTGTAATCACATACCTATCGAGTTGCTCCAGATATATTTTGGCAAGTGTTCGTTTATGCTGCGTTATATTTTCAAGTAATTCTAGTTTGATCAATAAAAAACCTGCCTGGACCTCATCTAGTCTTGAGTTATACCCGATATAGTCATTATAATATTTTTTATGACTACCATAATTTCTAAGAGCTCGTATTTTACCTGCAAATTCGGCATCACTACATGTTATGGCACCGGCATCACCCAAGGCCCCCAGGTTTTTAGTTGGATAGAAACTAAAGCATCCTATGCCGAAACTGCCGACTTTTTGACCCTTGTATCTTGCCCCATGTGCTTGAGCACAATCTTCTATGACAGCCAAATCATGCTTACGTGCAATATGCATAATAGGATCCATGTCACATGCTTTACCATATAGATGAACGACCAAAATTGCTTTTGTTGATTTAGAGATCTTGTTCTCTATTTTGGCAGGATCAATTGTATACGATTGGATGTTCGGTTCAACTAAAACCGGTTTATAACCACTTCTTACGATAGCTAAGATTGTAGCAATATATGTATTTGAGGGGACAATAACTTCACTACCTTTGGGGAAATCACAAGCATCCAGTGCCAGAATAAGCGCATCTAAGCCCGAGGCTACACCTATACAGAAACCCGTATTGCAATAATGGGCAAATTTTTCTTCAAACCTTGTCACATTATTACCGAGTATATACCATCCACTTTTCAAAAAGGCATCAAAACTTTCTGAATACCTCTCAAAAAGTATTTCATTCACTTTTCTAAGATTTTCATATTCGATCATGGATATTCTTTATCAATATAGTCATTTACGTCATAATATTCGGAAGCAAATACCAACAGGGTTGAACCATCAGTAAAATGATCCATGGTATGCCAGTCATGGGGCTCTACGATAAGACACTTATCAGGTTGGCTCAGCACAAAGACTTGTTCTTCTTTTCCATTGTTTACATATACTTCACAACTTCCACCAAGACAAACCAATGCCTGGACAGTCTTTTTATGCCTATGCCCACCTCTCTTTGCACAAACATCATATACGTAATAAAATCTTTTAATTTCAAAAGGGAGAACCTTCTCAATAATTGTCAATTTTCCCCGTTCATCTCCAAATGTCGGGAGATCAATAAAATAAGCCATTTTTTTACCCTATTAACTTTTTTAAAGAGTATACATTATATGTACCAGTTAATTTACGTTTGATATATCTCAATCCGTCTTTCCAATGAAACGATCTCTTTTTAACTATGCCATTATAATCATTAATATTATCTATTTTTTTTAATTGCTGTGAAATATCTTGCAAATGTTTGATATAAGGTACATACAGCCTTTGAATATTCTCTTCCCCAATTTTGCACGGGCCCATCGATACGCGGTTATTTTCTAAAAAGTCGAAATTCTGGAAATGATAGAAGATCAAATCAAAATTTTTACTTGCCAGATCATATGACTGGATATTCCATGGGGCCACCCCTCCTCCAGGGTGTACTAACACATGTACACCATGAAAGCGCTCTGTCCAATCATCAAGATACTTTTGATCACCGAACTTCCCATCTTCGTGTCGTGCATAACACCAATCAATGCATGCTTCTCTCCACCAGTTCAACACTGTATTTCCGTTTATGTCGTTTTTAAAGGTCATGAACTGTACACAGTATTTTCCGCTAATATCACTAAAGTCACATTCCGGTGTATATTTATGCTCTGTTATCAAAACAGAGTCATCCCCCATTTCTTCAATAAGTACAGCTGGATTACTATAAAAATAGATATCTGCATCAAGATACGTACAACTTGGGAGATCATACTTTTCTATACAATATTTTATGGTTGATGGCGTACATGTCCAACAATACTCCCCTATACTCCTACTATCTTTAATAGCAAGTAATGCATCATCTTCAAACTCTTCCAATGAGATCACTGTAACATAGTCTAATCTCAACCTATTTAATAGATCATATGACGTATCATCAAATGCAAAAATATATAAATGAAATTTTTCACTATGCTTTTTTAATGATTCATACATTGCTAAACCGCGTGTTACATAATTACTATTAAAAAGGGTACAATAATTATACATCCTTCACCTTTCTAGCCAAAACAATATTATCCAGATACAAATCATTATTTTTAGGTAAGATTTTTGATAAGACCATACCAATAAGATTAATAGGTGCCATTACAATCAACATGATCAATAAGTTTATATATATACTCTGTGTTAAGGTTGTTTTATAAATATAGTCATTAAGTAGTTGAAAAATCACTTCGAGTCCGTTATTACTTTTTCTGTACTCACTAACTTCAAATCCATTTTCACTTAAAATATATTTTAACCCGAAAGATGAATATCTTGCATAATCATAGGGCTGTTCATGTTCATCCCACACAAACGGCACACTTAACAAAAAGAATCCCTCTAATTTTACTACCCTATTAATCTCTTTTAAAAATTGGTTTGGGTTAAAAACAT
It encodes:
- a CDS encoding DegT/DnrJ/EryC1/StrS family aminotransferase, with protein sequence MIEYENLRKVNEILFERYSESFDAFLKSGWYILGNNVTRFEEKFAHYCNTGFCIGVASGLDALILALDACDFPKGSEVIVPSNTYIATILAIVRSGYKPVLVEPNIQSYTIDPAKIENKISKSTKAILVVHLYGKACDMDPIMHIARKHDLAVIEDCAQAHGARYKGQKVGSFGIGCFSFYPTKNLGALGDAGAITCSDAEFAGKIRALRNYGSHKKYYNDYIGYNSRLDEVQAGFLLIKLELLENITQHKRTLAKIYLEQLDRYVITPVINPDYFDVYHIFNIRHQERDVLKTFLLQNDIKTEVHYPIPPHKQQALQGILSGQYPISEEIHETTLSLPISYAHTREDILRVCEVVNAFK
- a CDS encoding sugar 3,4-ketoisomerase produces the protein MAYFIDLPTFGDERGKLTIIEKVLPFEIKRFYYVYDVCAKRGGHRHKKTVQALVCLGGSCEVYVNNGKEEQVFVLSQPDKCLIVEPHDWHTMDHFTDGSTLLVFASEYYDVNDYIDKEYP
- a CDS encoding class I SAM-dependent methyltransferase, yielding MLKKVKQFYREEQFRPTILGLFVNPFYFARKGLYQNISELTPSLNGKLLDVGCGTKPYKKLCDVEEYIGLEIDDGGEREHKYADVFYDGEKIPFEDKYFDSVMSNQVFEHVFNPNQFLKEINRVVKLEGFFLLSVPFVWDEHEQPYDYARYSSFGLKYILSENGFEVSEYRKSNNGLEVIFQLLNDYIYKTTLTQSIYINLLIMLIVMAPINLIGMVLSKILPKNNDLYLDNIVLARKVKDV